Proteins encoded by one window of Luteimonas yindakuii:
- the secE gene encoding preprotein translocase subunit SecE: MNSRVEQSKTASAADIVKYAVSILLVVAGLFAFYWFAGQWPAFARILAVVAGVAAGVAVFMVSTTRGAQTREFLAETRFELRKVVWPTRQEAMRMTWVVIIAVIIIALVLAGFDTVIQWLLRLFLGH; this comes from the coding sequence GTGAACAGCCGAGTCGAACAATCCAAGACCGCTTCCGCCGCCGACATCGTCAAGTACGCGGTGTCGATCCTGCTGGTGGTGGCCGGCCTGTTCGCGTTCTACTGGTTCGCCGGGCAGTGGCCGGCCTTTGCGCGGATCCTGGCCGTGGTCGCCGGCGTCGCTGCCGGTGTCGCGGTTTTCATGGTGTCCACGACCAGGGGCGCGCAAACCCGCGAGTTCCTGGCCGAGACCCGCTTCGAGCTGCGCAAGGTGGTCTGGCCGACCCGCCAGGAAGCCATGCGCATGACCTGGGTGGTGATCATCGCAGTGATCATCATCGCGCTGGTGCTCGCGGGCTTCGATACCGTCATCCAGTGGCTGCTGCGGCTGTTTCTGGGGCACTGA
- the ychF gene encoding redox-regulated ATPase YchF, which yields MGIKCGIVGLPNVGKSTLFNALTKAGIAAANFPFCTIEPNVGVVPVPDVRLNALADIIKPQKVVPTAVEFVDIAGLVAGAASGEGLGNKFLAHIREVDAITHVVRCFENPDVIHVNNRVDPIADIETIDTELALADLDSVERALQRAERSAKTGDKESKARAEVLGRVQKGLADGQPVRALALSDDDRAAIRDLFLLTAKPVLYIANVLEDGFENNPHLDAVRARAAGEGAEVVPVSAAIEEELSQLEDVDRDAFLTDLGLDEPGLNRVIRAAYGLLDLQTYFTAGVKEVRAWTVKIGATAPQAAAVIHTDFEKGFIRAEVVGYDDFIRYNGESGAKEAGKWRLEGKEYIVKDGDVMHFRFNV from the coding sequence GGCCGGCATCGCCGCGGCCAATTTCCCCTTCTGCACCATCGAACCGAACGTGGGCGTGGTGCCGGTGCCGGACGTGCGCCTCAATGCGCTGGCCGACATCATCAAGCCGCAGAAGGTGGTGCCGACCGCGGTCGAGTTCGTCGACATCGCCGGCCTGGTTGCGGGAGCCGCAAGCGGCGAGGGCCTGGGCAACAAGTTCCTCGCCCACATCCGCGAGGTCGACGCGATCACCCACGTCGTGCGCTGCTTCGAGAACCCGGACGTCATCCACGTCAACAACCGGGTGGATCCGATCGCCGACATCGAGACGATCGACACCGAGCTGGCGCTGGCCGATCTCGATTCGGTCGAACGTGCGCTGCAGCGCGCCGAGCGTTCGGCCAAGACCGGCGACAAGGAATCGAAGGCGCGTGCCGAGGTGCTCGGCCGCGTGCAGAAGGGGCTGGCCGACGGCCAGCCGGTGCGCGCGCTGGCACTGTCCGACGACGACCGCGCGGCGATCCGCGACCTGTTCCTGCTCACCGCCAAGCCGGTGCTCTACATCGCCAACGTGCTCGAGGACGGCTTCGAGAACAATCCGCACCTCGACGCCGTGCGTGCACGCGCGGCCGGCGAGGGCGCCGAGGTCGTGCCGGTGTCGGCGGCGATCGAGGAGGAGCTGTCGCAGCTCGAGGATGTCGACCGCGATGCGTTCCTGACCGACCTGGGCCTCGACGAGCCGGGCCTCAACCGGGTGATCCGTGCCGCCTACGGCCTGCTCGACCTGCAGACGTATTTCACCGCCGGGGTCAAGGAAGTGCGCGCGTGGACGGTGAAGATCGGCGCGACCGCGCCGCAGGCCGCGGCGGTGATCCACACCGATTTCGAAAAGGGCTTCATCCGCGCCGAAGTGGTCGGCTATGACGACTTCATCCGCTACAACGGCGAGTCCGGCGCCAAGGAAGCGGGCAAGTGGCGGCTGGAAGGCAAGGAGTACATCGTCAAGGACGGCGACGTCATGCACTTCCGCTTCAACGTCTGA
- the tuf gene encoding elongation factor Tu, with protein sequence MAKGKFERTKPHVNVGTIGHVDHGKTTLTAALTKVGAERFGGEFHAYDAIDKAPEEKARGITISTSHVEYESPTRHYAHVDCPGHADYVKNMITGAAQMDGAILVCSAADGPMPQTREHILLARQVGVPYIVVFLNKADMVDDAELLELVEMEVRELLSKYDFPGDDTPIIHGSALKALEGDQSDIGVPAIIKLVEALDTWIPEPERDIDKTFLMPVEDVFSISGRGTVVTGRIERGVIKVGEEIEIVGIRATQKTTVTGVEMFRKLLDQGQAGDNAGLLLRGTKRDDVERGQVLCKPGSIKPHTDFEAEVYVLSKDEGGRHTPFFKGYRPQFYFRTTDITGACELPEGTEMVMPGDNVKMVVSLINPIAMDEGLRFAIREGGRTVGAGVVAKIIK encoded by the coding sequence ATGGCCAAGGGCAAGTTCGAGCGCACCAAGCCCCACGTGAACGTGGGCACGATCGGTCACGTCGACCACGGCAAGACGACGCTGACGGCGGCGCTGACGAAGGTGGGCGCGGAGCGTTTCGGCGGCGAGTTCCACGCCTACGACGCGATCGACAAGGCGCCTGAGGAAAAGGCCCGCGGCATCACGATCTCGACCTCGCACGTGGAATACGAGAGCCCGACGCGCCACTACGCGCACGTCGACTGCCCGGGCCACGCCGACTACGTCAAGAACATGATCACCGGTGCGGCGCAGATGGACGGCGCGATCCTGGTGTGCTCGGCCGCGGACGGCCCGATGCCGCAGACGCGCGAGCACATCCTGCTCGCGCGCCAGGTCGGCGTGCCGTACATCGTGGTGTTCCTGAACAAGGCCGACATGGTCGACGACGCCGAGCTGCTCGAGCTGGTCGAGATGGAAGTGCGCGAGCTGCTGTCGAAGTACGACTTCCCCGGCGACGACACCCCGATCATCCACGGGTCGGCACTGAAGGCGCTGGAAGGCGACCAGTCCGACATCGGCGTGCCGGCGATCATCAAGCTGGTCGAGGCGCTCGACACCTGGATCCCGGAGCCGGAGCGCGACATCGACAAGACGTTCCTGATGCCGGTCGAGGACGTGTTCTCGATCTCGGGCCGCGGCACGGTGGTGACCGGGCGCATCGAGCGCGGCGTGATCAAGGTGGGCGAGGAAATCGAGATCGTCGGTATCCGCGCCACCCAGAAGACGACCGTCACCGGCGTCGAGATGTTCCGCAAGCTGCTCGACCAGGGCCAGGCGGGCGACAACGCCGGTCTGCTGCTGCGCGGCACCAAGCGTGACGACGTCGAGCGCGGCCAGGTGCTGTGCAAGCCGGGTTCGATCAAGCCGCACACCGACTTCGAAGCCGAGGTCTACGTGCTGTCGAAGGACGAGGGTGGCCGCCACACGCCGTTCTTCAAGGGCTACCGTCCGCAGTTCTACTTCCGCACCACCGACATCACCGGTGCCTGTGAGCTGCCGGAAGGCACCGAGATGGTGATGCCGGGCGACAACGTGAAGATGGTGGTCTCGCTGATCAACCCGATCGCGATGGACGAAGGCCTGCGTTTCGCGATCCGCGAAGGCGGCCGCACCGTCGGCGCCGGCGTCGTCGCCAAGATCATCAAGTAA
- the rplK gene encoding 50S ribosomal protein L11 — MAKKVVGYIKLQVKAGQANPSPPVGPALGQRGLNIMEFCKAFNAATQKMEPGLPVPVIITAYSDRTFTFITKSTPAAVLLKKAAGVTSGSKRPNTEKVGKVTRKQLEEIAKTKEADLTAAELEAAVRTIAGSARSMGLTVEG; from the coding sequence ATGGCAAAGAAAGTCGTCGGTTACATCAAGCTGCAGGTGAAGGCCGGTCAGGCCAACCCCTCGCCGCCGGTCGGCCCCGCGCTGGGCCAGCGCGGCCTGAACATCATGGAATTCTGCAAGGCGTTCAATGCCGCCACGCAGAAGATGGAGCCGGGCCTGCCGGTGCCGGTGATCATCACGGCCTATTCGGACCGTACGTTCACCTTCATCACCAAGAGCACCCCTGCCGCCGTGCTGCTCAAGAAGGCCGCTGGCGTGACCTCGGGCTCCAAGCGCCCGAACACCGAGAAGGTGGGCAAGGTCACCCGCAAGCAGCTCGAGGAGATCGCCAAGACCAAGGAAGCCGACCTGACGGCAGCCGAACTGGAAGCGGCGGTGCGCACGATCGCGGGCTCGGCCCGCAGCATGGGCCTGACGGTGGAGGGCTAA
- the nusG gene encoding transcription termination/antitermination protein NusG encodes METQADKRWYVVHAYSGFEKSVAQALRDRIVRAEMQEKFGDVLVPTEEIVEMRSGQKRRSERKFFPGYVLVQIATHDEAGIPRIDSESWHLVKETPKVMGFIGGTAAQPLPIRDDEADAILQRVQDGVEKPRPKVLFEAGQMVRVVDGPFNDFNGVVEEVNYEKSRLRVAVLIFGRSTPVELEFGQVEKA; translated from the coding sequence ATGGAAACCCAAGCCGACAAGCGTTGGTACGTGGTGCATGCCTATTCCGGCTTCGAGAAGTCGGTGGCGCAGGCGCTGCGCGACCGCATCGTCCGTGCCGAGATGCAGGAAAAGTTCGGCGACGTGCTGGTGCCGACCGAAGAGATCGTCGAGATGCGTTCCGGCCAGAAGCGCCGTTCCGAGCGCAAGTTCTTCCCGGGCTACGTGCTGGTGCAGATCGCCACCCATGACGAGGCGGGCATCCCGCGCATCGACAGCGAGAGCTGGCACCTGGTGAAGGAAACCCCGAAGGTGATGGGGTTCATCGGCGGGACCGCCGCGCAGCCGCTGCCGATCCGCGATGACGAGGCCGATGCGATCCTGCAGCGCGTGCAGGACGGCGTCGAGAAGCCGCGTCCGAAGGTGCTGTTCGAGGCGGGCCAGATGGTCCGCGTGGTCGACGGGCCGTTCAACGACTTCAACGGCGTGGTCGAGGAAGTCAACTACGAGAAGAGCCGCCTGCGCGTCGCTGTGCTGATCTTCGGCCGCTCGACGCCGGTGGAACTCGAATTCGGCCAGGTCGAGAAGGCCTGA
- the rplA gene encoding 50S ribosomal protein L1, with amino-acid sequence MAKQTKRQKAVAAAVQPGKAYGIDDALKIVKDLSTAKFNEAVDVAVRLGVDARKSDQQVRGSTVLPEGTGKTVRVAVFAPAGAKADEALAAGADAVGMDDLAEKMQGGDLSYDVVIATPDAMRVVGKLGTLLGPRGLMPNPKVGTVSPNPGEAVKNAKGGQVRYRTDKAGIIHCTIGKADFDAERLKTNLQALLADLVKAKPATSKGQYLQKISVSSTMGPGVAVDQGSLALK; translated from the coding sequence ATGGCAAAGCAGACCAAGCGCCAGAAGGCAGTTGCCGCCGCGGTCCAGCCGGGCAAGGCATACGGCATCGACGACGCGCTGAAGATCGTCAAGGATCTCAGCACGGCGAAGTTCAACGAAGCAGTCGACGTGGCGGTGCGCCTCGGCGTCGACGCGCGCAAGTCGGACCAGCAGGTCCGTGGTTCGACCGTGCTGCCGGAAGGCACCGGCAAGACCGTGCGCGTGGCGGTGTTCGCGCCGGCCGGCGCCAAGGCCGACGAGGCCCTGGCCGCGGGTGCCGATGCGGTCGGCATGGATGATCTCGCCGAGAAGATGCAGGGCGGCGACCTGAGCTACGACGTGGTCATCGCCACCCCGGACGCCATGCGCGTCGTCGGCAAGCTCGGCACGCTGCTGGGCCCGCGCGGCCTGATGCCGAACCCGAAGGTCGGCACCGTGTCCCCGAACCCGGGCGAAGCGGTGAAGAACGCCAAGGGCGGCCAGGTGCGTTACCGCACCGACAAGGCCGGCATCATCCACTGCACCATCGGCAAGGCCGACTTCGACGCCGAGCGCCTGAAGACCAACCTGCAGGCCCTGCTTGCGGACCTGGTCAAGGCCAAGCCGGCCACGTCCAAGGGCCAGTACCTGCAGAAGATCTCGGTCAGCTCGACGATGGGCCCCGGCGTTGCCGTGGACCAGGGTTCGCTCGCGCTGAAGTGA